The Aedes albopictus strain Foshan chromosome 2, AalbF5, whole genome shotgun sequence region gccgcttatgacagacaagtttataacataatatgctatgctaataacataaaaattactgattgcattatacagttattaggccaaaataacatattttattatgctgttgatattttcttctgctcgggtcgaTTGCCTCGCTTTTCCTTCAACTATTGTAGTTATTCTTGGGCTTGACTGGCTCAATCTTACCGTCTTGTGTGCTTGTATCTGAAGAAAacttcacagataaaaataatgagattaacacgccatgtaaacttagtgttatgataatttacatgatatatcatgtaaatttgtatgatatgtcatgtaacactcagagtcatgctgaattacataacATATAATGGAAGATTACAtgacattttttgaattttacatgatatgtcatgtaaacatctGTGATATGCCActctccaattatgtgcatcatatgtcatagaattttacactcttttttcgatctgtgtttaTTTATAAAATGAAATAGCGTGAGTGCATTTTGCtccggggtgcgtattacccctgGTTATCGTAAATACCACTCTCAGACCATTGTGCAATGCGATATGATTGttcgttatagaaaaatttcataataatccGTCTCATGACAATTTCCaaagagtgtcgaataaaaaaacgttCTTCTGATTCCAGTTGTTACTCCACgtgcactgccgtgaatcgcaagtcagtcccatctgcattttggacaaaaatgagttaatgatcgttttcgatctttcttgagatgatctttcagctgcgtgaataaaaatatatagtttgttcagtaaaattaaaaaacaacaccaagtcagattgtcccataatgaaatgtaatcgcaagtcagtcccattacgaacttgtctACCTTCCAGTACAAAActtaacactattttagccagttttatatttttcactgttaggTTTTCAGGTTTGaaacaatgtgtgaaagtttcatgataatcgcagaagttttcaattcatggcgatttttttaagtttcacatagaaatcgaatttgaaaactgcagagtccattttctcaatgcctactttttacagatgggactgacttgcgattcacggcagtgcatATCTCGTTCCTGCAACACGTCACATACATTTATGGCGATGCCAGTTAAACCCTTGCCAGGCTGAAAGCATCTGCCACCAATGCATACATTCTAAACGGCGCGGCGATCAAGCAACCAGCAAACACGGCTGCTCTTTCGTGCTCACGGACGGATGTCCGTCCACTAGACAAGCTCTATTAGTAGATGGTGTACCTTCAAAAGCAAAGTGCAGTGCAAGCGAAAATAATAACGCATTGACATTGGCAAACGAACGCAGCGACAGAAAAACAAACCAATCTTCGCGCGCGCGGTTAGACTCGTTTACTCGTCCGTCATACGGCTATTCTCAGATCGGCCGGCGGTGCGGTGGCGCACCGGCGATGATGCGACCGGAGGCCAGAGTACATATCCCCCTTACGCCGCCAGCCGAGAAGGAGAGTCCACAATATTGAATTGATGAGTCGAGTTGGATTAACGCCACACCGAGTGGCACCTGTCGTTGTTAGTAGCGGCGTCGTCGGTGATCGTACTGAACCACGGTATGATATACCTGTCGTATTCAAACATAGCCACTTAAAAACGAACACACATTATTTAATATTTCCCGACCGACTTGAAGATCGAACACGATGTCGACCGTTCATCACAACAGTAGTCACAAAACTGAAGCATGATTTCCAACTCAATGACATTTAGCTGTTCCATTTTCTATTGTGTTCCTCGAAAAGTCACAGCCCTAGCTGTCATGTGTACACTGTAATTCAAATTTACTCAAAGTCTGCACAACCCAACTCTATTCACTACATTCGCCTTCTTCTCCACTCTTAACGTCGTGCAAAATTTTACATAAAAGAcaaataatcatcatcatcatcatcatcatcatcatcatcatcatcatcatcatcatcatcatcatcatcatcatcatcatcatcatcatcatcatcatcatcatcatcatcatcatcatcatcatcatcatcatcatcatcatcatcatcatcatcatcatcatcatcatcatcatcatcatcatcatcatcatcatcatcatcatcatcatcatcatcatcatcatcatcatcatcatcatcatcatcatcatcatcatcatcatcatcatcatcatcatcatcatcatcatcatcatcatcatcatcatcatcatcatcatcatcatcatcatcatcatcatcatcatcatcatcatcatcatcatcatcatcatcatcatcatcatcatcatcatcatcatcatcatcatcatcatcatcatcatcatcatcatcatcatcatcatcatcatcatcatcatcatcatcatcatcatcatcatcatcatcatcatcatcatcatcatcatcatcatcatcatcatcatcatcatcatcatcatcatcatcatcatcatcatcatcatcatcatcatcatcatcatcatcatcatcatcatcatcatcatcatcatcatcatcatcatcatcatcatcatcatcatcatcatcatcatcatcatcatcatcatcatcatcatcatcatcatcatcatcatcatcatcatcatcatcatcatcatcatcatcatcatcatcatcatcatcatcatcatcatcatcatcatcatcatcatcatcatcatcatcatcatcatcatcatcatcatcatcatcatcatcatcatcatcatcatcatcatcatcatcatcatcatcatcatcatcatcatcatcatcatcatcatcatcatcatcatcatcatcatcatcatcatcatcatcatcatcatcatcatcatcatcatcatcatcatcatcatcatcatcatcatcatcatcatcatcatcatcatcatcatcatcatcatcatcatcatcatcatcatcatcatcatcatcatcatcatcatcatcatcatcatcatcatcatcatcatcatcatcatcatcatcatcatcatcatcatcatcatcatcatcatcatcatcatcatcatcatcatcatcatcatcatcatcatcatcatcatcatcatcatcatcatcatcatcatcatcatcatcatcatcatcatcatcatcatcatcatcatcatcatcatcatcatcatcatcatcatcatcatcatcatcatcatcatcatcatcatcatcatcatcatcatcatcatcatcatcatcatcatcatcatcatcatcatcatcatcatcatcatcatcatcatcatcatcatcatcatcatcatcatcatcatcatcatcatcatcatcatcatcatcatcatcatcatcatcatcatcatcatcatcatcatcatcatcatcatcatcatcatcatcatcatcatcatcatcatcatcatcatcatcatcatcatcatcatcatcatcatcatcatcatcatcatcatcatcatcatcatcatcatcatcatcatcatcatcatcatcatcatcatcatcatcatcatcatcatcatcatcatcatcatcatcatcatcatcatcatcatcatcatcatcatcatcatcatcatcatcatcatcatcatcatcatcatcatcatcatcatcatcatcatcatcatcatcatcatcatcatcatcatcatcatcatcatcatcatcatcatcatcatcatcatcatcatcatcatcatcatcatcatcatcatcatcatcatcatcatcatcatcatcatcatcatcatcatcatcatcatcatcatcatcatcatcatcatcatcatcatcatcatcatcatcatcatcatcatcatcatcatcatcatcatcatcatcatcatcatcatcatcatcatcatcatcatcatcatcatcatcatcatcatcatcatcatcatcatcatcatcatcatcatcatcatcatcatcatcatcatcatcatcatcatcatcatcatcatcatcatcatcatcatcatcatcatcat contains the following coding sequences:
- the LOC134288709 gene encoding uncharacterized protein LOC134288709, which gives rise to SSSSSSSSSSSSSSSSSSSSSSSSSSSSSSSSSSSSSSSSSSSSSSSSSSSSSSSSSSSSSSSSSSSSSSSSSSSSSSSSSSSSSSSSSSSSSSSSSSSSSSSSSSSSSSSSSSSSSSSSSSSSSSSSSSSSSSSSSSSSSSSSSSSSSSSSSSSSSSSSSSSSSSSSSSSSSSSSSSSSSSSSSSSSSSSSSSSSSSSSSSSSSSSSSSSSSSSSSSSSSSSSSSSSSSSSSSSSSSSSSSSSSSSSSSSSSSSSSSSSSSSSSSSSSSSSSSSSSSSSSSSSSSSSSSSSSSSSSSSSSSSSSSSSSSSSSSSSSSSSSSSSSSSSSSSSSSSSSSSSSSSSSSSSSSSSSSSSSSSSSSSSSSSSSSSSSSSSSSSSSSSSSSSSSSSSSSSSSSSSSSSSSSSSSSSSSSSSSSSSSSSSSSSSSSSSSSSSSSSSSSSSSSSSSSSSSSSSSSSSSSSSSSSSSSSSSSSSSSSSSSSSSSSSSSSSSSSSSSSSSSSSSSSSSSSSSSSSSSSSSSSSSSSSSSSSSSSSSSSSSSSSSSSSSSSSSSSSSSSSSSSSSSSSSSSSSSSSSSSSSSSSSSSSSSSSSSSSSSSSSSSSSSSSSSSSSSSSSSSSSSSSSSSSSSSSSSSSSSSSSSSSSSSSSSSSSSSSSSSSSSSSSSSSSSSSSSSSSSSSSSSSSSSSSSSSSSSSSSSSSSSSSSSSSSSSSSSSSSSSSSSSSSSSSSSSSSSSSSSSSSSSSSSSSSSSSSSSSSSSSSSSSSSSSSSSSSSSSSSSSSSSSSSSSSSSSSSSSSSSGKSLFQKTEALSPVRPNHHPLGIHTLPTDTLW